The Petrotoga mobilis SJ95 genomic sequence AATTATGGTAAGTGATCAAAAATATCGCATTGAAGTACGCATAATTTGCATTTTAAAGGTGTTTAAGGCAAGGATGAATCTTAGCTAAATCTTTTTGTTGGTGGAGGTGTTCTTCATGTATGGATTAATTAACATAGGTTTTGGAAATATCGTTGTTGGTGATAGGGTTATAGCCATTGTTTCTCCTACTTCTCAACCTTTAAAAAGATTAAAAGAAATCGCCGAACAGCAAGGAAAGTTATTAGAAGTAAACCACGGAAGAAAAACTAGAGCATTTATAATAACCGACTCTGGCCATGTTATAGCCAGCGCAATCCAACCAGAAACAATTACCAATAGATTTTTGCAGAACTATTATGACATAGAAAAAGTTTTGGATAAAATACGCAAGGAAGTACTATAAAAATGGAGGGTTTACTTTACATCGTTAGTGGACCATCAGGTGCAGGAAAATCTACATTGATAAAAAATGTTTTAGACAAAATTATTGGCTTTTCATTTTCTGTTTCCTATACCACAAGAGAAAAAAGACCAGGAGAGATTGACGGAAAAGATTATTTTTTTGTTGATAAAAGCACCTTTTTTAAAATGAAAGAAGATGGAGAATTTCTCGAGTGGGCTGAGGTTCATGGAAATTATTATGCAACTTCCAAAAAATTTATTGAGGAAAAGTTAAAAGAAAGTCGAGGCCTTGTTTTAGATGTCGATGTTCAAGGAGCTTTAAATATTAAAAAAATTTATAAGAACGCCATATACATTTTTATTTTACCTCCCTCAAATGAGGATCTAGAAAAAAGACTAAAAAAAAGGGGTACCGAATCAAAAGATTCTTTGGAAATAAGGCTAAAAGATGCACAGTGGGAGATTTCTCATATGAAAGATTTCGATTACGTTATTGTCAACCAGGAAATTGAAGAATCAACAAATCAACTCATATCAGTTCTCGTGGCAGAACAACTTAAGAGAGAAAGGTTCGATGACAAAACTCCGTTTTTTTTTAAAAAACAACTATGAATTTTAAATTAAGAGGTGAAATCAAATGAATTTGGGAATAAATTACGATAGAATATTAAATAAAGCGAAGTATAAATATGTAATTCCTATTATTGCAGCTAAAAGGGCTGAAACTCTAAAAAACTTAGATGAATTGAAAGGGATTACTGAGAAAAAAGACTACGTAAGCATCGCCTTAAAAGAATTAGAAAACGGTAAAATACAAGTCAAAAATTCAGCTTTATTAGATAGTTTAAGTAAATAGTCTAATTATAACTTTCATAATACTTTTAAAAACATTCACTTCGGGAGGGTAAAATGTTAGACTTAAAGTATATCAGAGAAAATCCACAAGAAATAAAAGAAGCTTTAACAAAAAGAAACAACGAAACTTCTATAATAGATGAAATTATCTCTTTCGATGAAGAGAGAAGAAAATTGTTGCAACAAATCGAAACTCTTAGAGCCCAAAGAAATCAAAATTCAAAATTAGTTGCTAAATTAAAAGCCCAAAAGAAAAATGATGAGGCCGAAGAAATAATTATCCAGGGAAAGGAAATCTCTGAACAAATAAAAAATCTGGAATCAGATTTGAAAAATATTGAAGACAATTTAAATTATAAATTATTATGTGTGCCTAACATTCCTGACAGCGGTGTACCCGTTGGAAAGGATGAGAACGAAAATCTCGAAGTAAGAAGATGGGGAAAACCACGAGAATTTGATTTTGAACCAAAAGCTCATTGGGATTTAGGCACAGAATTAAACCTCTTAGATTTTGACAGAGCAGCTAAACTAAGCGGATCTCGATTCACCATCTTAAAAGGTGACATAGCCCGTTTAGAGTTGGCTTTAATCAACTTTATGATCGATTTACATACAAAAGATCACGGTTACACCTTTATACTGCCTCCACATCTAGTTACAAAAGAAACTATAACCTCTTCAGGTCAACTGCCGAAATTCGAAGACGATTTATATAAAACTTCTTTGGATCAAATGTACCTTATTTCTACCGCCGAAGTTTCTCTGGCTGGTTTACATAGAAACGAAACCTTAGAATTTAATTCACTCCCCTTAAAATACGTTGCTTATACACCTTGTTACAGAAGAGAAGCAGGTAGTTATGGAAAAGATGTAAGAGGAATGATCAGACAACACCAATTCGATAAAGTAGAATTATTTTGGTATACAACTCCTGAAGAATCCTCTCAAGCGTTGGAAGAATTAACAAGTCACGCAGAAAAGGTGCTGCAACTTTTGAATTTACCTTATAGAGTTGTTGCTCTCTGTACCGGAGATTTAGGTTTTGCAGCAGCCAAGACTTATGATTTGGAAGTATGGTTACCTAGCTACAATGATTATAAAGAAATATCGTCATGTTCTAATACAAAAGATTTTCAAGGAAGAAGAGGAAACATAAGGTACAGGGATAGAGAAAATAAGTTAAATTTTGTTCACACACTAAATGGTTCAGGATTAGCAGTTGGAAGAACTTTAGTAGCTATAATGGAAAATTATCAAACGGCTAATGGCAAGATAGAAATTCCTGAAAAACTCATTCCTTACATGGGAAAAGAGTTCATAGGTTGATTATAGATGCCAAATACGTTTTACGGGAAAAAAGTAAATGAAGAAATTATTCTAAACGAAGAAGAAACTGCACACTTAAAAATAACAAAAAAAGTCGAGGGAGAAACAATAAAAGTAATAACAGGTGATGGGTTATTATTCACGGCAACAATAGTAAAAATAGGTAAAAAAGAAACAGTTCTTGAAATTATAGACAAAGAAAAACCTCAAGAAGATTACAAACCATATGTATCAGTATATTTTGGTATGAGTAAATGGGATAGAATGCACTTACTATTAGAAAAAATGATTGAATTAAGGGCAAATAGTTTTTACCTTTACCGCGGGGAAAAATCGGATATAAATTATACAAATTTGAATAAATTCCAAAGAACTATAATAGAAACATCCAAACAAACTGTTTTTGCCCATATCCCTCAAATTAATTTTGTACAATTTGAGGAAATTCCCAAGAAAGACACGATAGTACTAGACTTAGATGGAACAAATGACAATTTAGGAAAAGTCTTAAAAGAGTTAAAGGGTGCACAGAAAATAAACTTAGTTGTTGGCCCAGAATATGGATTTTCAAAAAGAGAAAAAGACTTTTTTTCTACAAACGAATTCAAAACTGTTAATTTGGGTAAAAGTATCTTTCGTTTTGAAACTTCTGCTATATATGCAATGAGTATCATTAACTATGAATACAACAGGTTATTTATTTAATAAGGGGGGGGTTCAAAATGCCAGAATGGCTCCAAACAACTATCAATTATCTAATAAGAATTGGTATCAGTGTTGCAATTCTCTTTATCGCGAGGTATTTAGCAAAATTTATCTATAGAATCATAATAAACACAGCAGAAAAAAGCGGAAGAGTAACGCTTCAATACAAGAAATCTTTAATGACGATATTGAACATAGCTATGTATACCTTAGGTGGTTTTATCATTATTTCTGTAATTTTTACCAACCTTAGCGCATTTCTTGCTGGATTAGGAATAGGTGGTATAATAGTCGCTTTTGCAGTACAAGAACCTCTTGGTAATTTAATATGTGGATTTTTAATAATGTTGAACCATCTTGTAGTAGATGGTGAAGCTGTCGAAATAAATGGAATATCTGGATCAGTAGAAGAGATAAACGTTAATCATGTGGTCATAAGAACATGGGATGGAAGAAGAGTCAACCTTCCCAGTAGAGAAGTTTGGTCAAGCAAGATCATTCATTATTGGCCTACAAACATAAGAAGAAACGAGGTAAAAGTTGGAGTATCTTACTCATCCGATCTAAACAAGGTAATAAACGTAATAGATGAAGCAGTACGATCAGCCGAATTAGTGCACATAGATGATGACCATCAACCGCTAATCGTTTTTGATGGTTACGCCGATTCTTCAATAAACTTCATTGTAAGGTTCTGGGCAAAACAAGAAAATTTTATAAATTCGTCGATGGATGTAGCAAAATCAATTAAACAAAAATTCGAAGAAAATAAAGTTGAAATACCTTTTAACCAATTAGACCTTCACATAAAAGAAGTCCCCAATGAAATAACACAAAACAAAGAAAATATTTAAATTATAGAAATTTTCAAAAAGGCGGTGTAAACCGCCTTTCTTAATTTTACTGTACTGTGCAAAAGTTTTTTCATAATGCTTTGAAATA encodes the following:
- a CDS encoding DUF370 domain-containing protein, whose product is MYGLINIGFGNIVVGDRVIAIVSPTSQPLKRLKEIAEQQGKLLEVNHGRKTRAFIITDSGHVIASAIQPETITNRFLQNYYDIEKVLDKIRKEVL
- the gmk gene encoding guanylate kinase; this encodes MEGLLYIVSGPSGAGKSTLIKNVLDKIIGFSFSVSYTTREKRPGEIDGKDYFFVDKSTFFKMKEDGEFLEWAEVHGNYYATSKKFIEEKLKESRGLVLDVDVQGALNIKKIYKNAIYIFILPPSNEDLEKRLKKRGTESKDSLEIRLKDAQWEISHMKDFDYVIVNQEIEESTNQLISVLVAEQLKRERFDDKTPFFFKKQL
- a CDS encoding DNA-directed RNA polymerase subunit omega, with protein sequence MNLGINYDRILNKAKYKYVIPIIAAKRAETLKNLDELKGITEKKDYVSIALKELENGKIQVKNSALLDSLSK
- the serS gene encoding serine--tRNA ligase — its product is MLDLKYIRENPQEIKEALTKRNNETSIIDEIISFDEERRKLLQQIETLRAQRNQNSKLVAKLKAQKKNDEAEEIIIQGKEISEQIKNLESDLKNIEDNLNYKLLCVPNIPDSGVPVGKDENENLEVRRWGKPREFDFEPKAHWDLGTELNLLDFDRAAKLSGSRFTILKGDIARLELALINFMIDLHTKDHGYTFILPPHLVTKETITSSGQLPKFEDDLYKTSLDQMYLISTAEVSLAGLHRNETLEFNSLPLKYVAYTPCYRREAGSYGKDVRGMIRQHQFDKVELFWYTTPEESSQALEELTSHAEKVLQLLNLPYRVVALCTGDLGFAAAKTYDLEVWLPSYNDYKEISSCSNTKDFQGRRGNIRYRDRENKLNFVHTLNGSGLAVGRTLVAIMENYQTANGKIEIPEKLIPYMGKEFIG
- a CDS encoding 16S rRNA (uracil(1498)-N(3))-methyltransferase yields the protein MPNTFYGKKVNEEIILNEEETAHLKITKKVEGETIKVITGDGLLFTATIVKIGKKETVLEIIDKEKPQEDYKPYVSVYFGMSKWDRMHLLLEKMIELRANSFYLYRGEKSDINYTNLNKFQRTIIETSKQTVFAHIPQINFVQFEEIPKKDTIVLDLDGTNDNLGKVLKELKGAQKINLVVGPEYGFSKREKDFFSTNEFKTVNLGKSIFRFETSAIYAMSIINYEYNRLFI
- a CDS encoding mechanosensitive ion channel family protein, translated to MPEWLQTTINYLIRIGISVAILFIARYLAKFIYRIIINTAEKSGRVTLQYKKSLMTILNIAMYTLGGFIIISVIFTNLSAFLAGLGIGGIIVAFAVQEPLGNLICGFLIMLNHLVVDGEAVEINGISGSVEEINVNHVVIRTWDGRRVNLPSREVWSSKIIHYWPTNIRRNEVKVGVSYSSDLNKVINVIDEAVRSAELVHIDDDHQPLIVFDGYADSSINFIVRFWAKQENFINSSMDVAKSIKQKFEENKVEIPFNQLDLHIKEVPNEITQNKENI